GTTCCGCCCAAGCTTTATGGCGGCACCGAGCGCGTCGTGTCCTATCTGACCGAAGCGCTGGTCGACCTCGGCCACGACGTGACGCTATTCGCCAGCGGCGATTCGGTCACCTCGGCAAACCTCGAAGCCGCCTGGCCGCGTGCACTGCGCCTCGACCCGACAATCCGCGACGCGCTGGCGCCGCACATGGTGCTGCTCGAGCGCGTGCGCCGCGTTGCGCACGAGTTCGACGTGCTGCACTTTCACCTCGACTACCTGCCGTTCCCGCTCTTCACGACCATGGACACGCCTTTCGTCACGACGCTCCATGGCCGCCTCGACCTGCCGGAACTGCAACCGGTATTCGAGCAGTTCCCGAGCGCACCCGTGATCTCCATTTCGGACTCGCAGCGCCAGCCGTTGCCGCAGGCCGCGTGGCAGAACACGATCTATCACGGACTGCCAAAGAACCTGCTCACGCCGCAAACCGACCGCAAGCCCGAGTACCTGGCTTTCCTCGGCCGGATCTGCCCGGAAAAGCGCGTGGATACGGCAATCAGGATCGCCGCGCTCTCCGGCCTGCCGCTGAAGATCGCCGCCAAGGTCGACAAGGTCGACCAGGCATACTTCAAGACCGAGATCGAGCCGCTACTGTCGCAGGCCCACGTGGAGTTCATCGGCGAGATCAACGAAGAGCAGAAGCCCGCGTTCCTTTCGGGTGCCAAGGCGTTGCTGTTCCCGATCGACTGGTCCGAGCCGTTCGGCCTCGTGATGATCGAGGCCATGGCGTGCGGCACGCCGGTGATCGCCTTCAATCGCGGCTCGGTCCCGGAAGTGATCGACCCGGGCGTGACCGGCTATGTCGTCGAAGACGTGCACGGCGCCGTGGCCGCGCTTCAGAATATCGATTCGCTTTCGCGCGAGGCGATTCGCAACCAGTTCGAACACCGCTTCACGTCGCACATCATGGCCGGCAATTATGTCGACACGTATACGGCGCTCATCGAAGCCGCCCAGCGCCCGGTACTGCGGCGTGTGGCCGCTGGCTGAGTGCGAAGCATTCCGATTTTCGCGGTAAATCCAGACAAATGGACGACGTGAATCGTTTGCGAGTCGCCGAATAACGCCATTACGCGTTGATTACAGGCGACGCACAAAAAAGAGCCGCATGAATCATGCGGCTCTTTTATTGCGTTTGCGGTTGCAGCGGTTTGGCGGCCGAATCGTCCCTCGCCCGCCGCGTGTCTCACGCGATCAGGTAGCGTTCGCGGTTCTTGCCCGCGATCCACTTGGGCGGCTTGCCGCGCCCGCTCCAGGTCGCGCCGGACTTGGGATCCTGATAGCGCGCGGGCAGCGGCGCCTTCTTCGGCGGACGCCCGCGACGCGCGGCCTCGGCAAAGCCCAGGTCCTGGGCGGACAGGCCGTACTCGGCGATTTTTTCCCTGATTGAGGCGATGACGTCCGCGATCTCCGTGCGTCGCGCCTCTTCGGCCTGAGCCTGGAGTTTTGCGATCTGCGCCTTGAGTTCTGAGTATTGCGACATTGCTATTCCCCCTTCATTGCTCATGAAACCGACTCGATCGGAGATTAGACGCAAATAACGGAATTCGCAATCGCTATTAATACTGCTTTATCACTCCATTTCCCAAATTAAAGATCGACTGCTTCTGGCGCAATTGCATACACATCGATCGCAATAATTCGATCAATTACGTCAAAATTGACAATCCTTGACAGCATCGAAAAAGACGACTGCCTAGAATCTGGCATTTCCCGGTGCCGGTGCTTTACGCGGCCCCTTCAAAAATCGACTTTTCGAGGTGTCATGCAATGCACTTATCCAAGCGACTCATTGCCGAACTGATCGGCACTTTCTGGCTCGTACTCGGCGGCTGCGGCAGCGCCGTCCTGGCGGCCAACTTCGCCGGCCCGGTTCACGGGCTCGGCATCGGCTTCGTGGGCGTGTCGCTCGCGTTCGGCCTGACCGTGCTCACCATGGCCTTCGCGATCGGCCATATTTCGGGCTGCCATCTGAACCCCGCTGTGAGCGTGGGCCTGACCGTAGCGGGCCGCTTCCCGGCGCGCGACCTCGTGCCCTATATCGCCGCACAGGTGGTAGGCGCGGTGATCGGCGCGTTCGTGCTTGCGCTCATCGCAACGGGCAAGCCCGGTTTCGACCTCGTCGCCAGCGGCTTCGCGACCAACGGCTATGGTGAGCAC
The Paraburkholderia acidiphila genome window above contains:
- a CDS encoding glycosyltransferase family 4 protein; this translates as MRIAQIAPLYEAVPPKLYGGTERVVSYLTEALVDLGHDVTLFASGDSVTSANLEAAWPRALRLDPTIRDALAPHMVLLERVRRVAHEFDVLHFHLDYLPFPLFTTMDTPFVTTLHGRLDLPELQPVFEQFPSAPVISISDSQRQPLPQAAWQNTIYHGLPKNLLTPQTDRKPEYLAFLGRICPEKRVDTAIRIAALSGLPLKIAAKVDKVDQAYFKTEIEPLLSQAHVEFIGEINEEQKPAFLSGAKALLFPIDWSEPFGLVMIEAMACGTPVIAFNRGSVPEVIDPGVTGYVVEDVHGAVAALQNIDSLSREAIRNQFEHRFTSHIMAGNYVDTYTALIEAAQRPVLRRVAAG
- a CDS encoding H-NS histone family protein encodes the protein MSQYSELKAQIAKLQAQAEEARRTEIADVIASIREKIAEYGLSAQDLGFAEAARRGRPPKKAPLPARYQDPKSGATWSGRGKPPKWIAGKNRERYLIA
- the aqpZ gene encoding aquaporin Z, producing the protein MHLSKRLIAELIGTFWLVLGGCGSAVLAANFAGPVHGLGIGFVGVSLAFGLTVLTMAFAIGHISGCHLNPAVSVGLTVAGRFPARDLVPYIAAQVVGAVIGAFVLALIATGKPGFDLVASGFATNGYGEHSPGHYAMGAAFVCEVVMTAFFLFVILGATDKRAPAGFAPIAIGLCLTLIHLISIPVTNTSVNPARSTGPALFVGGEAISQLWLFWLAPIVGAVIAGIVYPAVAGRREAVAAVAVRETA